CGGCGGGATAATCCTGCATGCTCATTCGTCATCTCCTTCCGGCCGGGTCTCCCCGCCGGACTGTCCGTTGACATGGGCACGAAGCAGCTGACTGGGGCGGAAAACCAGCACGGAGCGCGGCAGAATCGGTACTTCCACGCCCGTTTTGGGGTTCCGGCCCGTTCGCTGTCCCTTCTGTCGGACGGAGAACGTGCCAAACCCGCTTATCTTCAGGGTATCGCCGGCCTCAAGTGTCCGTGCCATCTGCTCCAGGATATCTTCCAGGATATCGGCGGATTCATGGCGGGACAGGCCGACCTGATCATATATCTGTTCTGCCAGAGTGGCGCGCGTCACGGTGCTCATGCGTAAACGTTATGCATGCCTGCCCGCAGCGTCAATTGAATGTGGCAAAAGGAGCGGCAGTTTATTCCCCGCCCTTTTCAATGTGGTACCGAAACGACATTAGAGCCGTGCCAGTGCCGCTCCCCATGTCAGACCACCGCCAAGGGCTTCCATCAGCACCAGGTCGCCCTTGCGGATACGTCCGTCGCGCACCGCCTCGTTCAGCGCCAGCGGGATGGACGCGGCAGAGGTGTTGGCATGCCGGTCCACCGTCACCACCACCCGCTCGGCGGGCAGGTCCAGCTTGCGGGCCACGCCATCTATGATGCGCAGGTTGGCCTGGTGCGGCACCAGCCAGTTCACGTCCGCATGGGTCAGGCCATTCGCCGCCAGTGCTTCATCAACCGAGGATGACAGCTTGCCCACGGCATGGCGGAACACGTCGCGGCCCTGCATGCGCAGATGGGCCGGCCTGTCATGCTGCCCCGTGGCGCCATCCACATACAGCAGGTCGCCATACCGCCCGTCGGAATGCAGGTGGGTGGACAGGATGCCCGCCTCACCATCTTCCGGCCCGGCGGTGGTCAGGAAGACCGCCCCCGCGCCATCGCCAAACAGCACGCAGGTGCCACGGTCCGACCAGTCCAGGATACGGGAATAGACTTCGCTGCCGATCACCAGCGCGGAACGGGCCTGCCCGCTGCGGATCAGCGAGTCGGCCATGGACAGGGCATAAATGAACCCCGAACACGCGGCGGCAAGGTCAAAGCCGAATCCATGGGTCATGCCCAGTTCGGCCTGCACGCGCACGGCCGTGGCGGGAAAGGCCTGGTCGGGCGTGCTGGTGGCAATGATCACGGCATCCACGTCAGCCGGTGTGGCGCCGGCATAGTCCAGTGCCTGCCGGGCCGCCCTGGCCGCCATGGTAACGGCGGTGTCCCCTTCCCCCGCAATGTGGCGCTGCCGGATGCCGGTGCGGCCCCTGATCCATTCGTCAGAGGTGTCGAGCCGGCCGGCAAGTTCGTCATTGGTCACGATCCGCTCAGGCAGGTAGCCACCGAACCCGGAGAGAAGCGAGCGTTTCGCCGTCATGCCTGTTTTTCCACCAATTTCATCTCGCATTCACGACCGGCGGCAGGCATTCCGCCCGCAGCCATGCCGGAATGTCCCTAGGTCAGGATGCAGGAACCGCCTGCGACTGGTCGGGGCTTGCCTTGACGGATGTCAGGCTTTCCATATGGGCAAGGCGCTCGCGTATGCCGTCGGTAAAGCGGTGGGTAACCATGTCCATCGCCACATCCACCGCGGCGGCGAAGCCTTCGGCATCCGTGCCACCATGGGATTTGACCACCACACCATTAAGCCCGACGAACACGGCACCGTTGTACCGGCGCGGATCAAGCCATTCCTTCATCCGCTCCAGGCCGGGCCGCACGAGCAGGTAGCCAATCCGCCCCAGCAGGCTGGAGGTAAAGACCTGACGCAGCAGGGTAAACGCCATTTTCAGCGCGCCTTCCCCCGTTTTCAGCGCCACATTGCCGGTAAAGCCGTCCGTCACCACCACATCGGTCGTGCCGGCGGTAATGTCGTGACCTTCCACAAAGCCGTGGAACTGCCGGGCGAGCGGACTGCCCCGCAGCACTTCGGCTGCCTGGCGCAGGCGCTCGTCGCCCTTCAGTTCTTCCGATCCGACATTGAGCAGCCCGATCGTGGGTGCCGGAAGCCCCAGCACCGCCTTGGCAAAGGCTTCGCCCATCACGGCGAATTCCACCAGGTTGCGCCAGTCGCACGATACGTTCGCCCCCAGGTCGAGCATGACCACATCCCCGCGCGTGGTGGGGCTGATGGCGGCCATGGCCGGGCGGGTAATGCCGGGAAGGGTTTTTATGACAATCTTGGCCAGTGCCAGCATGGCGCCGCTGTTGCCGGCGGATACGACGCCCTGCGCCTCCCCCTGTGCAACGGCATCCATGGCCAGGCGCATGGACGAATCCCGCACGCGCAGCGCCGCCGTGGGCTTCATGTCCATGGGAATAGCCGAACCGGCCGGACGGATCGTGCAGATGGCGGCCGCGCGCGGATGGCGGGCCAGAAGGCCGGACAACGTCGCCTCATCCCCCACCAGGAGAATCCTGGCGGATGGATGTCGGTCTGCCGCAATCGCCAGTCCGGCCACTACAACTTCCGGACCACCATCCCCCCCCATGCCATCAATGGCAAGGGTGTAAGGCCCAGTCTCGGAAAAGGAGGAACCTGTCTCGCTCATGCTCGTCTTGTGCCGGGTAGGAAAGGAACGCGCAAGGTGCGGGCCATACACTTTGGCATGACCCTTCCCCGCGCCCCGGACGGGACAGCCCGGGAGCGCCCGCCGGCGTGGCCCCCGTGGACCGCGCCGAGACCGGGTGGTGACGTCGGTCGTGGCCTGTTATCAGGCGCGGACCGCCGTCTTCAGCGCCTTGCCGGCGGATGCGACTTCGCGGCCGTCATAATGCCCGCAGTGGCTGCAGACATGATGCGGGCGCTTGAGTTCGCCACAGTTGGAGCATTCGGCATGTGCCGGAACGCTGAGTGCCGCGTGGCTGCGACGCATGCCACGACGCGACGGGGAGGTTTTTCTCTTGGGTACAGCCATGGGCCTGGGCCCCTCCGATCTGGATCACAACCGGCAGGCACACCCTCGTGGCGTTACACCGGTCAGTTATCAGTAATTGAGGGGGGCGCTCTAGCAGACCATTCGCACTTGCGCAAGAGACCCTGCGCAAAGATTGCGTAGCGCGCCCCTCCGTTCCGCCCTTTCTTTGCGTCAGTTCTGCTTTTTTTTCAACTCGGCAAGAGCGGAAAAAGGCTGCCTGCGCGTGGTTTCTTCGGGTTCGGCCTCTTCCGTTCCTGCAAATTCATCCGGAATCCGGCTGCCGGGCTTGTGCGGGTAGGGATCGAGCGCAAGCGACAGTTCTTCCGTCGCAAGCTCACCCAGGTCGATGGTGTCGCGCGCATAGGGCACTTCATCGACGCTGAACGGATCGATCTCGTCATCCTCGCGGAAGCGTTCGGCCGGAATGCAGCGCACAGTGAACGATTCCGCCAGCACATCCTCAAACGGTTCCAGGCTGACCACGCATTCCTGTGTCACATGCGCGGTCAGCCAGCCTTCGGCCAGTACCTCCCCGTCCTGCCCCGGCGCCAGCCGGTAGCGGCACGACAGGTTGCGCAGGCCGGGAATGCCCAGCCGCGTCGCCAGCCTGCGGCATTCGGTATCCGATGCCTCGACCACCGTCTCCATGCCACGGGCCGGGATGCGCCCCACGGCAACGGGTCGGGAAAATTCTGCATCCATGTTCTTCACTCCTGCACGTGTGTGGCGGGGTGCTGGCCCCCCGCCGGGGTGGGCAAATGGGTGGAAACCATGCCCTGTCGCCGTGTTTTTCCATCCGCGGGGCGATCTGTGATTGACTTCATTTTCCCGATGGGGCACCGGAAAGACGAACCATCATCATGCGCCATGCCCTTATTTCAGGATATTTTCCGGACCATGCGGTCATCCAAGGACAACCTGCCCCGCTCCCGTTCATTACGCCTGTTTTCGTGCGCTGTCATCGGGGCAGGCATGATGCTGTCGGGATGTTCGGTCTTCAGGCCGAGCCATATCCAGCATGGCTCGCTGGTTGAACCGGATGACTACAACAAGCTCAAGGTAGGCGAGACCTCGCGCTCGGACGTGATGGACGCGCTGGGCTCCCCCACCGGGCGCGCCACGTTCGATGACAATACGTGGATCTATGTCTCCATGACCCACGTACTGGCCCCGATCAGCTTCCCGCAGGTACGCAAGCAGGATGTCGTGGTCCTGACCTTCGATCAGGATGGCGTGCTGCGCGGCCTGCGCAGCCTGCACAAGGACGATGCCCGCTACGTGACCATGGCCTCTGGCCGCACGCCCACCCCGGGCACCAAGATCAACATCATGCAGCAGATCCTGGGCAATGTGGGGCGCTACAACCCGCTCAGCCAGATGAGCAGCACCTATGGCGGCAGCACCGGCCCGATGAACAGCATGAACGGCGGCCCCGGCCATGGCGGGTCGGGCAACAGCCTGCCCTGATCTCCTGACCCTGCGGCCCGCTCAGGCCGGAAGTACGATCCGTACCCGCGCGCCCCCCATCGGGCTGGCTTCCAGCCCGATATGGCCGCCATGGGCATGAATGATGTCACGCGCTATGGCCAGGCCCAGGCCGGTGCCGCCCTCGGCCCCGCTCTCAAAGGGGCGGAAGACATGCTCGCGCCTGGATTCTTCTATCCCGCAGCCATCGTCATCCACATACAGCACGACCTGCCTGCGCCCGCTCTGGGCTGAAAAAACGACCCGCTCCGCATGGCGGCGCGCGTTCTCCGCCACGTTGCTCAGCACGCGCCGCAGGGCGTTGGGCCGCCCGGTCATGGCCAGCCCCGGGGTGATCGACCCGATGGCCGCCTGCGCGCCCATGCGGCGCAGGGTGGTCACGATTTCCTCGAACATGTCCTCCACCCGGATCATGACGGGGGTTTCCGCCCCTTCCCCCCGGGCAAAGGAGAGGTACCCTTCGATCATGTGCTCCATTTCCCCGATATCGCCAATCATGTCGGCAATGTCGGGCTGCAGGTCGGCGGCCTCCACCCTGCCCGCGCGTGGCAGCATGGCCAGGGACAGCCGCAGGCGGGTCAGTGGCGTGCGCAGGTCGTGGGAGACACCGGCCAGCACGGTGGTGCGCTGTTCGACAAAGCGGTTGATGCGCTCGCGCATGCGGTTGAAGGCCACGGCGGCCTTGCGGATCTCCTGCGCACCCTCTGGCACGATCGGCACGGTATCGCGCCCCAGCCCGAACAGTTCCGCCGCCCGCGCCAGCCGCCTGATGGCCCGCACCTGGTTGCGCATGAACAGGGCCGCGATCAGGAACAGCAGCAGCGCGCTGCCCGACGCCCATGCCACGAACAGCCATACGGGGGCCACAACCAGCCGCTTGCGCAGGACCACAACCTGCAGCACGCCAATAGGTGTCTGAACCGAAATCACGACCCGGTGACGCGCCTGCTTCCAGTCGACAAAGGTGGGCCAGCGCACGGCGGCCTGAAGGTCGTGGGCCAGATCCTCGTCTATCGGACCAAGCACATGGTTCGACCCGCTGCGGTGCAGGCTTTCACCTTCATGCAGGGTCATGACCAGACCCGCGCGCCGCCCCGCATCCTCCAGTATCCACTGCCGGTCCGCCGCTGACGGATAGCGTTCGAGCATGTCCAGCGTCATGGAGATGGTGGTGGCCAGATCGCCCGACAGGCGGCGCGAGACGACCTGCAGGTAATGGCCATAGAACAGTTCCAGCGAGATGGCCTGTGTGGCCAGAAGCGGAATGAACCCGATCAGCAGCATCCGCCCCAGCAGCGAGCGCGGCAGGATGCGGCGGACGAGCCGTTCGCGCACACGACGCCAGCCGCGTGGCGGGGCGCTGTCCATGCCTGGGGGTGACTCCATGCCGTCCTTCTCCGGTTTTTTCCAGGCACAAAAAAACCGGCTCCCTTGCAGGAGCCGGTTCCTTGCGGGTCAGACCCGTATCTGTATCCTGATGACGCGGGGCTTAGAAGCCTTCACGCTCCAGGCGCTTGCGCTCCATCTTGCGGGCGCGGCGCACGGCTTCGGCTGCCTCGCGCGCCTTGCGCTCGGACGGCTTTTCGTAATGGCGACGCAGCTTCATTTCGCGGAAGATGCCTTCACGCTGCATTTTTTTCTTGAGGGCCTTGAGGGCCTGATCAACATTGTTGTCACGAACGAGAACCTGCACTGGGTCGTCAACTCCTGATCTGCCATCCGGTATGGATGATCCATGAAACTGAAACTTGGGGAACGTCCGCCCGAGGCCATTCCCTTCGTGCGATTCCCAAACGGGCCGCACCTATATCACACTCACGCACGGCAACACAAATCTTTCCCGCAGGCAGGGATAAATGAATTTCCTGCTCCGCCTTGCGTGCCAACGCTGTCATATAGATGTTCCCCGAAACAGGAAGGGCATTTCCTTTCATGACGCTGCTCAAGATCGCCCGCATGGGCCATCCGGTGCTGCTCCGGCCCGCCAGTGATGTTGCCGACCCGCAGGCCCCCGCCATCCGCACGCTGGTGGCGGACATGATCGAGACCATGCTCGATGCACAGGGCGCGGGACTGGCTGCGCCGCAGGTCCATCAGAGCCTGCGCCTGTTCGTCTATCATGTCCCGCCTGCCCGCAGCGCGGGGGAAGACGACCCGCCACGGCCGCCATCGGTCCTGATCAACCCGGTGCTGGAACCCGTGGATGAGGAAAAGGTGGACCGACTGGAGGGCTGCCTGTCCATTCCCGGCATGCGGGGCTGGGTGCCGCGCTACCGGCGCATCGCCTATCGGGGGCTTGATGGGCATGGTCATGAAGTGCACGGCGTTGCATCAGGCTTTCTGGCCAATGTATTGCAGCACGAATACGATCACCTGAACGGGATTCTCTACCCCATGCGCATGGTCGATCTGGGCCGGATGGGATTTGACAGCGAAATGGCACGTTATGGAGAGCGCACATGAATCCTTCCCTTCTGGCCACGGCCGCCACGTCCGCGCTGGTGCCGCCCGCGCTTCCGCACTCACCACAGGGTGATGACCTGCTGCGCCGGTTCCTGGCCGATCCGCGCGCGGGCAGCACGCCATGGACTCCGGCCCTGCTGCGGGCCTGTCTGGGGGCGGATGCGGATATCCTGTTCCCCGAAGGGGTGGCGCAGGTGGCCGAATCCTGTTTCGACCTGATGGACCGTGACATGCTGGCCGCATCAGGCAGCTTCCGCAGCCGCAAGATCAGCCGCCGCGTGCGCGCCGCCATCCTGTTCCGGCTGGAACGCGCCGCGCCATATCGCATGGCCATACGGCAGGCGCTGGCGGTGCTCATGGTTCCGACGCATGCCCGTATCCTGGCCCGCACGCTGGGCCGGAGCGTGAACGCCATATGGCAGGCGGCGGCCGATACCTCCACCGGCTTCACATTCCTGACCAAGCGCGTCACGCTCAGTGGCGTCTATGTTTCCACACTGCTGTTCTGGCTCACACGCGGGGGCAATCCGGCATCGGTGGAGGAATTCCTTGACCGTCGCCTGGCCGATGTCGGGCGCATCACGCGCCTGCGCAACCGGCTGACCGGCCGTATCGCCTGAACGCCGGACATTCCACCACGCCATGGCCCCGCCCCGCCCGCCCCCCATCCGCAGCACGCCCACGGGTGCGGGGGTGGAACTGCTCTTCCTGCGCGACGAGGACATGCGCCAGGCGCAGGACCTGCTCATGCTGGCGTGCCGTTCTTTCAATGCGGTGATTGACCAGGAACTGCAGGCACAGGGTCTGGGACATGCACATTACCGGATCATGCAGGCCGTGGCGCAGCAGCCCGGCCTGCCGGTGGGCGGACTGCTGGACCTGCTGGGCATTACCAAGCAGAGCATGGGCCGTGCACTGGGGGAACTGCTGACGCACGGGCTGATACGGCAGGAAACCGCCCAGCAGGACCGCAGGCAGCGCCAGCTTTACCTGACGCCACGCGGAACGGAGATTGAAAACCGTCTCTTTTCCCTGCAACGTGAGGTACTTCTGCGGGTGTACCGCAATGCGGGCGGCAGGGCGGTGGACGGTTTCCGCCGCGTCATGCGCGGCCTGATAGACGAATCGGATGGCCCCGGCGTATCCACCGGTGCCTTTTCCCCTTCCGACCGGAGTTCCCCATGATCCAGACGGCCTGCGACTCATCTTCCCCCCGTGACAGCATGATCGTGGATGCGCATGTGGTGGTGGTGGATGATGATCCCCGCCTGCGCCGCCTGCTGCAACGTTACCTGAGTGAACAGGGCTTTCGTGTCAGCGCCGCGTCATCGGCCCATGAAGCACGGCAGGTGCTTGGCTTCATGCAGCCCGATGCACTGGTGCTCGACATTACCATGCCGGGGGAAAACGGGCTGGAACTGACCCGGGAACTGCGGCGGGAGAAGCATGATTTCCCCATACTGCTGCTGACCGCGCGCGGCGAGCCGGAGGACCGGATCATCGGGCTGGAAGCCGGGGCCGATGATTACCTGGCCAAACCGTTCGAACCACGTGAACTGCTGCTGCGGCTCAAGGCGCACCTGCGTCGATTCGTGCCGCCGGCGCCCAGCAGCAACCTGCGTATCGTGCGGCTGGGCACGCTGGAATTCGACCCGGTGCGCGGCCTGCTGTCCAATGCCGATGGCATCGTGCACCTGACGGGGGGGGAATCGGCGCTGCTTTCGGTGCTGGCGCGCCACCCGAACGAGATCCTGTCGCGCACCGATATCGCAACGACACTGGACATGGAGGAAATTGGCAAGCGCGCGGTGGATGTGCAGGTCACCCGCCTGCGCCGCCGCATCGAGCCCGACCCCAAGGAACCACGCTACCTGCAGACCGTGCGCGGCAAGGGTTACGTGCTCAAGCCGGGCCTTTGAAACAGAAAGAAGTTTCTGGTGCCGCTTTTTTTAAAGCTTCGAAGAACGCCGCCTTTTTGAAAAAAGGCGGCGCCTGGAAACTTTCATGATCTCCCG
This portion of the Komagataeibacter sp. FNDCF1 genome encodes:
- the plsX gene encoding phosphate acyltransferase PlsX, coding for MSETGSSFSETGPYTLAIDGMGGDGGPEVVVAGLAIAADRHPSARILLVGDEATLSGLLARHPRAAAICTIRPAGSAIPMDMKPTAALRVRDSSMRLAMDAVAQGEAQGVVSAGNSGAMLALAKIVIKTLPGITRPAMAAISPTTRGDVVMLDLGANVSCDWRNLVEFAVMGEAFAKAVLGLPAPTIGLLNVGSEELKGDERLRQAAEVLRGSPLARQFHGFVEGHDITAGTTDVVVTDGFTGNVALKTGEGALKMAFTLLRQVFTSSLLGRIGYLLVRPGLERMKEWLDPRRYNGAVFVGLNGVVVKSHGGTDAEGFAAAVDVAMDMVTHRFTDGIRERLAHMESLTSVKASPDQSQAVPAS
- the rpsU gene encoding 30S ribosomal protein S21 — translated: MQVLVRDNNVDQALKALKKKMQREGIFREMKLRRHYEKPSERKAREAAEAVRRARKMERKRLEREGF
- a CDS encoding HAMP domain-containing sensor histidine kinase yields the protein MESPPGMDSAPPRGWRRVRERLVRRILPRSLLGRMLLIGFIPLLATQAISLELFYGHYLQVVSRRLSGDLATTISMTLDMLERYPSAADRQWILEDAGRRAGLVMTLHEGESLHRSGSNHVLGPIDEDLAHDLQAAVRWPTFVDWKQARHRVVISVQTPIGVLQVVVLRKRLVVAPVWLFVAWASGSALLLFLIAALFMRNQVRAIRRLARAAELFGLGRDTVPIVPEGAQEIRKAAVAFNRMRERINRFVEQRTTVLAGVSHDLRTPLTRLRLSLAMLPRAGRVEAADLQPDIADMIGDIGEMEHMIEGYLSFARGEGAETPVMIRVEDMFEEIVTTLRRMGAQAAIGSITPGLAMTGRPNALRRVLSNVAENARRHAERVVFSAQSGRRQVVLYVDDDGCGIEESRREHVFRPFESGAEGGTGLGLAIARDIIHAHGGHIGLEASPMGGARVRIVLPA
- a CDS encoding COQ9 family protein, whose translation is MNPSLLATAATSALVPPALPHSPQGDDLLRRFLADPRAGSTPWTPALLRACLGADADILFPEGVAQVAESCFDLMDRDMLAASGSFRSRKISRRVRAAILFRLERAAPYRMAIRQALAVLMVPTHARILARTLGRSVNAIWQAAADTSTGFTFLTKRVTLSGVYVSTLLFWLTRGGNPASVEEFLDRRLADVGRITRLRNRLTGRIA
- a CDS encoding beta-ketoacyl-ACP synthase III; translation: MTAKRSLLSGFGGYLPERIVTNDELAGRLDTSDEWIRGRTGIRQRHIAGEGDTAVTMAARAARQALDYAGATPADVDAVIIATSTPDQAFPATAVRVQAELGMTHGFGFDLAAACSGFIYALSMADSLIRSGQARSALVIGSEVYSRILDWSDRGTCVLFGDGAGAVFLTTAGPEDGEAGILSTHLHSDGRYGDLLYVDGATGQHDRPAHLRMQGRDVFRHAVGKLSSSVDEALAANGLTHADVNWLVPHQANLRIIDGVARKLDLPAERVVVTVDRHANTSAASIPLALNEAVRDGRIRKGDLVLMEALGGGLTWGAALARL
- a CDS encoding DUF177 domain-containing protein, giving the protein MDAEFSRPVAVGRIPARGMETVVEASDTECRRLATRLGIPGLRNLSCRYRLAPGQDGEVLAEGWLTAHVTQECVVSLEPFEDVLAESFTVRCIPAERFREDDEIDPFSVDEVPYARDTIDLGELATEELSLALDPYPHKPGSRIPDEFAGTEEAEPEETTRRQPFSALAELKKKQN
- a CDS encoding response regulator is translated as MIQTACDSSSPRDSMIVDAHVVVVDDDPRLRRLLQRYLSEQGFRVSAASSAHEARQVLGFMQPDALVLDITMPGENGLELTRELRREKHDFPILLLTARGEPEDRIIGLEAGADDYLAKPFEPRELLLRLKAHLRRFVPPAPSSNLRIVRLGTLEFDPVRGLLSNADGIVHLTGGESALLSVLARHPNEILSRTDIATTLDMEEIGKRAVDVQVTRLRRRIEPDPKEPRYLQTVRGKGYVLKPGL
- the def gene encoding peptide deformylase — encoded protein: MTLLKIARMGHPVLLRPASDVADPQAPAIRTLVADMIETMLDAQGAGLAAPQVHQSLRLFVYHVPPARSAGEDDPPRPPSVLINPVLEPVDEEKVDRLEGCLSIPGMRGWVPRYRRIAYRGLDGHGHEVHGVASGFLANVLQHEYDHLNGILYPMRMVDLGRMGFDSEMARYGERT
- a CDS encoding MarR family winged helix-turn-helix transcriptional regulator, translating into MAPPRPPPIRSTPTGAGVELLFLRDEDMRQAQDLLMLACRSFNAVIDQELQAQGLGHAHYRIMQAVAQQPGLPVGGLLDLLGITKQSMGRALGELLTHGLIRQETAQQDRRQRQLYLTPRGTEIENRLFSLQREVLLRVYRNAGGRAVDGFRRVMRGLIDESDGPGVSTGAFSPSDRSSP
- a CDS encoding outer membrane protein assembly factor BamE codes for the protein MRSSKDNLPRSRSLRLFSCAVIGAGMMLSGCSVFRPSHIQHGSLVEPDDYNKLKVGETSRSDVMDALGSPTGRATFDDNTWIYVSMTHVLAPISFPQVRKQDVVVLTFDQDGVLRGLRSLHKDDARYVTMASGRTPTPGTKINIMQQILGNVGRYNPLSQMSSTYGGSTGPMNSMNGGPGHGGSGNSLP
- the rpmF gene encoding 50S ribosomal protein L32; this encodes MAVPKRKTSPSRRGMRRSHAALSVPAHAECSNCGELKRPHHVCSHCGHYDGREVASAGKALKTAVRA
- a CDS encoding integration host factor subunit alpha, with amino-acid sequence MSTVTRATLAEQIYDQVGLSRHESADILEDILEQMARTLEAGDTLKISGFGTFSVRQKGQRTGRNPKTGVEVPILPRSVLVFRPSQLLRAHVNGQSGGETRPEGDDE